In Zonotrichia albicollis isolate bZonAlb1 chromosome 11, bZonAlb1.hap1, whole genome shotgun sequence, a single genomic region encodes these proteins:
- the DTWD1 gene encoding tRNA-uridine aminocarboxypropyltransferase 1 isoform X2: protein MSLNSSTLLNERNAQGAKRNTECLESLLQSPSSVQDNPLQQLQLASQEVLEKAKKSGRSKCPQCHSSRMFYCYTCFVPVETVPTKEIPTVKLPLKIDIIKHPNETDGKSTAVHAKLLAPDDVTIYKYPCIPEYEEKRHEIALIFPGPNSVSVKDIAFHLQKYTKKSVCSSDDDCSREPLPKQAKTEPEEEKNPNECISSSRSEGTRLKKIIFIDSTWNQTNKIITDERLQGLLQIELKTRKTCFWRHQKGTPDTYLSTIEAIYYFLVDYHQEILKESYKGQYDNLLFFFSFMYTLIKDAKCCAGKK from the exons ATGTCTTTAAATTCATCTACacttttaaatgaaagaaatgcTCAAGGAGCAAAAAGAAATACTGAGTGTTTGGAAAGCCTACTGCAGAGTCCATCATCTGTTCAAGATAATCCACTTCAACAATTACAGTTAGCTTCCCAGGAAGTactggaaaaggcaaaaaagagtGGGAGATCAAAATGCCCCCAATGTCATAGTTCAAGGATGTTTTATTGTTATACATGCTTTGTTCCTGTCGAAACTGTCCCTACCAAAGAAATTCCAACTGTGAAG TTACCTTTGAAGATTGATATTATTAAACACCCAAACGAAACAGACGGCAAAAGCACGGCTGTGCACGCTAAGCTCCTGGCACCTGACGATGTTACAATTTATAAATACCCCTGCATTCCTGAGTATGAAGAGAAGAGACACGAA ATAGCACTTATATTTCCTGGCCCAAATTCAGTTTCAGTTAAAGATATTGCTTTCCATCTCCAAAAGTACACCAAGAAAAGTGTCTGTTCTAGTGACGATGACTGTTCCAGAGAGCCCCTTCCTAAACAAGCAAAAACAGaacctgaagaagaaaaaaatccaaatgaaTGCATCTCAAGCAGCAGGAGTGAAGGCACGAGactgaagaaaataatatttattgaCAGTACCTGGAATCAAACTAACAAGATAATAACTGATGAACGACTTCAAG GGTTACTGCAAATTGAGTTGAAGACAAGGAAAACTTGCTTTTGGCGTCATCAGAAGGGAACACCAGATACATACCTTTCCACTATAGAAGCAATTTATTATTTCCTTGTGGACTATCATCAGGAGATTTTGAAAGAGAGCTACAAAGGACAATATGAtaatctgctttttttcttttcatttatgTATACATTGATTAAAGATGCCAAGTGTTGTGCAGGAAAAAAGTAA
- the DTWD1 gene encoding tRNA-uridine aminocarboxypropyltransferase 1 isoform X1 → MGLLIQLTMSLNSSTLLNERNAQGAKRNTECLESLLQSPSSVQDNPLQQLQLASQEVLEKAKKSGRSKCPQCHSSRMFYCYTCFVPVETVPTKEIPTVKLPLKIDIIKHPNETDGKSTAVHAKLLAPDDVTIYKYPCIPEYEEKRHEIALIFPGPNSVSVKDIAFHLQKYTKKSVCSSDDDCSREPLPKQAKTEPEEEKNPNECISSSRSEGTRLKKIIFIDSTWNQTNKIITDERLQGLLQIELKTRKTCFWRHQKGTPDTYLSTIEAIYYFLVDYHQEILKESYKGQYDNLLFFFSFMYTLIKDAKCCAGKK, encoded by the exons ATGGGATTGCTTATCCAG CTAACCATGTCTTTAAATTCATCTACacttttaaatgaaagaaatgcTCAAGGAGCAAAAAGAAATACTGAGTGTTTGGAAAGCCTACTGCAGAGTCCATCATCTGTTCAAGATAATCCACTTCAACAATTACAGTTAGCTTCCCAGGAAGTactggaaaaggcaaaaaagagtGGGAGATCAAAATGCCCCCAATGTCATAGTTCAAGGATGTTTTATTGTTATACATGCTTTGTTCCTGTCGAAACTGTCCCTACCAAAGAAATTCCAACTGTGAAG TTACCTTTGAAGATTGATATTATTAAACACCCAAACGAAACAGACGGCAAAAGCACGGCTGTGCACGCTAAGCTCCTGGCACCTGACGATGTTACAATTTATAAATACCCCTGCATTCCTGAGTATGAAGAGAAGAGACACGAA ATAGCACTTATATTTCCTGGCCCAAATTCAGTTTCAGTTAAAGATATTGCTTTCCATCTCCAAAAGTACACCAAGAAAAGTGTCTGTTCTAGTGACGATGACTGTTCCAGAGAGCCCCTTCCTAAACAAGCAAAAACAGaacctgaagaagaaaaaaatccaaatgaaTGCATCTCAAGCAGCAGGAGTGAAGGCACGAGactgaagaaaataatatttattgaCAGTACCTGGAATCAAACTAACAAGATAATAACTGATGAACGACTTCAAG GGTTACTGCAAATTGAGTTGAAGACAAGGAAAACTTGCTTTTGGCGTCATCAGAAGGGAACACCAGATACATACCTTTCCACTATAGAAGCAATTTATTATTTCCTTGTGGACTATCATCAGGAGATTTTGAAAGAGAGCTACAAAGGACAATATGAtaatctgctttttttcttttcatttatgTATACATTGATTAAAGATGCCAAGTGTTGTGCAGGAAAAAAGTAA